Below is a genomic region from Fusobacterium russii ATCC 25533.
GGAATAGTGGCAGGTTTTTCTTTAGCTATCTGTGGGACTGTAATGCAATCTATAACACAAAATAAGATGTCAAGCCCATTTACAACTGGGATTTCAAGTGCAGCTTCAATGGGAGCTGCATTTGCAATTTTATTTTTTCTTGAATATTTTAAGTATTCAGAATATATAATAGTATTTTTTGCATTTATGTTTGGCTTAGTCTGTTCTCTCTTGGTTTATGGTTTATCGATGATAAAAGGTATGAGTAAGAGTACTTTAATACTTATAGGTATAGCATTTAACTATCTTTTTTCATCAGGGAATGCAGCTCTTCAATTTATAGCAAATGATGAAGTTTTATCCTCAATTGTGAATTGGACTTTTGGTAACTTTTCAGGTGTATCTTGGAGAAAAATTTTTATAATGACAGCAATGCTTCTAATTTTATTCCCATATTTTTTTATAAACAGATATTCATATAATTTATTGGCTATGGGAGAAGAATCAGCTATATCACTGGGTGTAAATGTTAAAAAATTAAGAGTATTATCAGGACTTTTTATTACGCTTTTGACAGCCTCTGTCGTTAGTTTTGTTGGAGTTGTGGCTTTTGTTGGAATAATAGCCCCTCATATATCAAGAATACTTATGGGTGATGACCATAGATACAGTATATTATTAAGTGGTTTAATAGGAGCTGTTCTTATTGTTATTTCTGATTATATTGGTAGAACTATTGTTTCGCCTATCATAGTTCCTATAGGTATAGTGGTTTCTTTTGTGGGTATTCCAATTTTTATATATCTTATAATGAGTTCTAAGAGAGTTTAATTATGAAGCTGGAGATAAAAAATTTAAGTTTTTCATATAGAGATAAAAAAGTATTAAAAAATATTTCTTTTGAAGTTGAAAATTCAAAAATTCTTGGAATTTTAGGTCCGAATGGAGCTGGAAAAAGTACATTAATAAAATGTATAAATGGAATCTTGAAAGCGAGAGAAGGAGCTGTATTTTTAGAGGACAAAAATTTGATGAAAATATCATTGAAGGAAAGAGCAAGAATTATTGCCTATGTGCCTCAGCTTCTATCTTTACCGGAAATTCATTTAACTGTCTATGAAACAATTTTAATGGGAAGAACACCTTATAAAAAGGGAAATTTTTCAGATTATGACAAAGCTTTGGCATTAGAAAATGTAGAGAGATTCGGACTTGAAAAATATATGTTTAACTATGTTGAAGAATTAAGCGGAGGAGAAAAACAAAGAGTTTTGTTGGCAAGGGCTCTTACACAGGAGCCTAAAATATTAATTTTAGATGAATCAATAAGTAATTTGGATTTAAAGTATCAGCTAGAAACTATGAAAATAATAAAAAACATAGTCAAAGAGAAAAAACTTTTTGCTTTAAATATTGTTCATGATTTAAATTTAGCAATATCTTACAGTGATGAGATTCTCTTTTTGAAAGAGGGAGAGCTTAAATATTTTGGAGAAACAAAATCTATAGTTAGCCAAAAAAACATAAAAGAGATTTTTGATGTGGATACGGATATAATAAATTATAAAAATAAAAATTATATTATCCCACTGGAATAGAAAGAAATTATACTTATTAGAAAAATAAGCAGCTTTTTTAATTATTTTTTAAGTTTTTTAAACTCTATTCTAAAAAAATACTATATTTTTTAAAATAGATAGTATATAATTAATTAAAATTAAAAAAAGGGAGCTTATTTTTATGAATGAATATTTAGAATTAGAAAAACTATATTATAAAAAAATAAATGTGGAAAATGAGTATTTAAACCGTATTAATAATCCTTGTACATTCAAAACAACTTTATATATAAATCCAATTAACAAAAAAGGTGAAAAAGAAAAAGACATAAAATTTGAACTTTTTTATTTACCTATAGCTGATATCCTAAAGCTTCAGGATAATATTATGGCAAATAGTAAAGCAATAACTGAATTAGCTTCAAAGCTTCCTAATATTGCCCAAAAAAGTTGTATTAAGGAAATAATGTTAAATGAAATAGTTAAAAGTAATCAAGTAGAGGGAGTTTATACAACAAAAAAAGAAGTTTATGACAGTATTACATCAAAAAAACTTGATAGATTGACAGGAATTACAAAAAAATATATTCAAATCGTTGATAATAAAATAGAGAAGATAACCAAAATTGAAGAATTTAGAGAAATGTATGATGATATATTCAGTGATGATATTTTACTAGATCCAAATAACAAACTTGATGGGAAAATATTTAGAAAATCACAAGTGCATATTAATGATGGGCTTAGAAATATCCATACGGGAGATGCTAGTGAAGAATTAATTATAGAGCATTTGAATGATTTGATCAAATTTATGAATAATGACAGTATTAATTTTTTAATAAAGGCATCTATAACACATTATTATTTTGAATATATTCACCCGTTTTATGATGGGAATGGAAGAACAGGGCGTTTATTGTGTTCTATGTATCTAACAAGAAAACTTGATATATTTACTGGGCTATCATTATCGTTTGCAATTTTTAATGAAAAAAATAAGTATTCCAAATTATTTAAAAATACATCTGATATAAAAAATTTTGGAGAAGTTACTTTTTTTATAAAAGGATTTCTGGAATTAATAGTAAAAGG
It encodes:
- a CDS encoding ABC transporter ATP-binding protein, with amino-acid sequence MKLEIKNLSFSYRDKKVLKNISFEVENSKILGILGPNGAGKSTLIKCINGILKAREGAVFLEDKNLMKISLKERARIIAYVPQLLSLPEIHLTVYETILMGRTPYKKGNFSDYDKALALENVERFGLEKYMFNYVEELSGGEKQRVLLARALTQEPKILILDESISNLDLKYQLETMKIIKNIVKEKKLFALNIVHDLNLAISYSDEILFLKEGELKYFGETKSIVSQKNIKEIFDVDTDIINYKNKNYIIPLE
- a CDS encoding Fic family protein, which gives rise to MNEYLELEKLYYKKINVENEYLNRINNPCTFKTTLYINPINKKGEKEKDIKFELFYLPIADILKLQDNIMANSKAITELASKLPNIAQKSCIKEIMLNEIVKSNQVEGVYTTKKEVYDSITSKKLDRLTGITKKYIQIVDNKIEKITKIEEFREMYDDIFSDDILLDPNNKLDGKIFRKSQVHINDGLRNIHTGDASEELIIEHLNDLIKFMNNDSINFLIKASITHYYFEYIHPFYDGNGRTGRLLCSMYLTRKLDIFTGLSLSFAIFNEKNKYSKLFKNTSDIKNFGEVTFFIKGFLELIVKGQESILEMLKNKKEKLSYAFTMLENLSLKKIEKDILFIYLQNYIFSKTSPLKDKEMSEIIELSRPTLDKLLKKLETMDYISKISSKPSIHTIGNKIKI
- a CDS encoding FecCD family ABC transporter permease; this encodes MEKIHKIYKYETKKKIKILIILLILIIASYISTFSGIADINIKRVLVTYFKFFTFSDVEVLSKKEMVIFIDLRFARVFLGIVAGFSLAICGTVMQSITQNKMSSPFTTGISSAASMGAAFAILFFLEYFKYSEYIIVFFAFMFGLVCSLLVYGLSMIKGMSKSTLILIGIAFNYLFSSGNAALQFIANDEVLSSIVNWTFGNFSGVSWRKIFIMTAMLLILFPYFFINRYSYNLLAMGEESAISLGVNVKKLRVLSGLFITLLTASVVSFVGVVAFVGIIAPHISRILMGDDHRYSILLSGLIGAVLIVISDYIGRTIVSPIIVPIGIVVSFVGIPIFIYLIMSSKRV